A genomic segment from Blastococcus sp. PRF04-17 encodes:
- a CDS encoding ATP-dependent endonuclease, translated as MYTTHSPFFVSVDDVPSARLLRLCPTGGEGGPAACTRAFTASLPAIAERLEAARQGSGQRWTAERVAAQLPALLGSRLSEGLFAEAVVLLEGDEDLGLIDGAAMAAGVDLAAAGIALVAVQGKSNLLLAAEVVRALGVPEYVVFDTDEKPSGQVSDPGALRLNGMLAKLAGGPDEERPLTTVEARWAAAKPTLRAVLNDEVGDQTVRDAYSRTARSMGLPESTDKNGHMVRTAMIELYRAGKRSETLDRIVEAVTHLTVKG; from the coding sequence GTGTACACCACCCACAGTCCATTCTTCGTGTCGGTGGACGACGTCCCTTCCGCGCGGCTGCTGCGGCTCTGCCCGACAGGCGGCGAGGGAGGTCCTGCGGCTTGTACCCGGGCGTTCACCGCTTCCCTCCCGGCGATCGCTGAGCGGCTCGAGGCGGCCCGTCAGGGAAGCGGACAGCGCTGGACCGCCGAGCGGGTCGCCGCCCAGCTGCCCGCGCTGCTCGGGTCCAGGCTGTCGGAAGGACTGTTCGCCGAAGCGGTGGTGCTCTTGGAGGGCGACGAAGACCTCGGGCTGATCGACGGCGCCGCGATGGCCGCCGGGGTGGATCTCGCCGCCGCCGGGATCGCCCTTGTCGCTGTGCAGGGCAAGTCCAACCTGCTACTGGCGGCTGAGGTCGTCCGCGCGCTGGGTGTGCCGGAGTACGTGGTGTTCGACACCGACGAGAAGCCGAGTGGCCAGGTGAGCGACCCTGGAGCCCTGCGGCTCAACGGGATGCTCGCGAAGTTGGCCGGCGGTCCGGACGAGGAACGACCGTTGACAACCGTCGAAGCCAGGTGGGCCGCGGCAAAGCCGACGCTGCGCGCCGTGCTGAACGACGAGGTCGGCGATCAAACTGTGCGCGATGCCTATTCGCGGACCGCGCGGTCGATGGGTCTGCCGGAGTCGACGGACAAGAACGGACACATGGTCCGGACCGCCATGATCGAGCTGTACCGTGCCGGCAAGCGCTCCGAGACGCTGGACCGGATCGTCGAGGCCGTGACCCACCTCACCGTAAAGGGCTGA
- a CDS encoding LysM peptidoglycan-binding domain-containing protein, with translation MGLLESFELFGDDPSGDGDPGLDVASVAIAVIGGTQGYQLHQVVRGDTVSAIARDTGSTAEDRGGESAA, from the coding sequence ATGGGGCTGCTCGAGTCGTTCGAGCTCTTCGGCGACGACCCCTCGGGCGACGGGGACCCGGGCCTCGACGTCGCCTCGGTCGCGATCGCGGTCATCGGCGGGACGCAGGGCTACCAGCTGCACCAGGTCGTGCGCGGCGACACCGTCTCGGCGATCGCTCGGGACACCGGCTCCACCGCAGAAGATCGCGGTGGCGAGTCGGCTGCGTGA
- a CDS encoding adenylate/guanylate cyclase domain-containing protein, which translates to MVNKFEGDAALCVFGAPTDHPDPAGAALRSARRICDAVRSAGEVDVGVGVVCGRVWAGQVGAASRLEYTVIGDPVNEAARLTELAKDHPGRAVASEATVMAAEPAEREHWVEDGEVELRGRGEVTRTWVRRER; encoded by the coding sequence CTGGTCAACAAGTTCGAGGGCGACGCCGCGCTGTGCGTCTTCGGGGCGCCCACCGACCACCCCGACCCCGCCGGGGCCGCGCTCCGTTCCGCGCGGCGGATCTGCGACGCCGTGCGCAGCGCCGGCGAGGTCGACGTCGGCGTCGGCGTGGTGTGCGGTCGGGTGTGGGCCGGCCAGGTGGGCGCGGCCAGCCGCCTGGAGTACACCGTCATCGGTGACCCCGTGAACGAGGCCGCCCGCCTGACCGAGCTGGCCAAGGACCACCCGGGCCGGGCGGTGGCCAGCGAGGCCACCGTCATGGCCGCCGAGCCCGCCGAGCGCGAGCACTGGGTCGAGGACGGCGAGGTCGAGCTCCGGGGGCGGGGCGAGGTCACGAGGACGTGGGTCCGCCGCGAGCGCTGA
- a CDS encoding patatin-like phospholipase family protein, producing the protein MTERRADLVLEGGGVKGLGTAGAVMGLLDEGWTFPRVAGTSVGALAAAFAAAGADSATLRDVLGRLDLRRIPDRRVPVPLLGEGLSLVAGRGAYAGDWIREWLLRELDRLGVRTFADLRRDDPGADPALATPDHRYSLVVMATDVTHGRLLRLPWDYVGFGLDPDEQLVADAVRMSLSIPFYFRPCELRNAGTGEVATIVDGGVLSNFPIEIFDRTDGVPPRWPTFGVRLLPDLPAGLGDVVPFFGVPMLPTVRLLEQVVVTAIVGRDQTHLERPGVRERTMTVDTAGTAITEFGIGAEERRRLVEEGSRTARDFLGRWPGTAATAP; encoded by the coding sequence ATGACGGAGCGGCGGGCCGACCTGGTCCTGGAGGGCGGCGGGGTGAAGGGCCTGGGGACGGCGGGCGCCGTCATGGGCCTGCTCGACGAGGGCTGGACCTTCCCGCGCGTGGCCGGCACGTCGGTGGGCGCGCTGGCCGCGGCGTTCGCCGCGGCCGGCGCCGATTCGGCGACCCTCCGCGACGTCCTGGGCCGGCTCGACCTGCGCCGCATCCCCGACCGGCGGGTGCCGGTGCCGCTGCTCGGTGAAGGCCTGTCGCTGGTGGCCGGTCGGGGCGCCTACGCCGGCGACTGGATCCGCGAGTGGCTGCTGCGCGAGCTGGACCGGCTCGGCGTCCGCACCTTCGCCGACCTGCGCCGCGACGACCCCGGCGCCGACCCGGCCCTGGCCACGCCCGACCACCGCTACTCGCTCGTCGTCATGGCCACCGACGTCACCCATGGCCGGCTGCTGCGGCTGCCCTGGGACTACGTCGGCTTCGGGCTCGACCCGGACGAACAGCTGGTCGCCGACGCGGTGCGCATGTCGCTGTCGATCCCGTTCTACTTCCGGCCCTGCGAGCTGCGCAACGCCGGGACCGGCGAGGTGGCCACGATCGTCGACGGCGGTGTGCTGTCCAACTTCCCCATCGAGATCTTCGACCGCACGGACGGCGTGCCGCCGAGGTGGCCGACCTTCGGCGTCCGCCTGCTGCCCGATCTGCCGGCCGGTCTGGGGGACGTCGTCCCGTTCTTCGGCGTCCCGATGCTGCCCACCGTCCGCCTGCTCGAGCAGGTCGTGGTGACGGCGATCGTGGGCCGCGACCAGACCCATCTGGAGCGGCCCGGCGTGCGGGAACGGACGATGACCGTCGACACGGCCGGTACCGCGATCACCGAGTTCGGCATCGGCGCCGAGGAACGCCGGCGGCTGGTCGAGGAGGGCAGTCGGACCGCCCGCGACTTCCTCGGGCGGTGGCCCGGCACGGCGGCGACGGCCCCCTGA
- a CDS encoding SRPBCC family protein, with product MPRDVDVVTETVIRRPVAEVAAYASDPTHAPEWYVNIASVEQETPPPLAVGSRMAFVATFLGRRLAYTYEITELVPGERLVMRTAQGPFPMETTYTWQALDAGTTRMTLRNRGRPSGFAGIAAPVMAAAMRRANHKDLATLRTLLEQR from the coding sequence ATGCCCAGGGACGTCGACGTGGTGACCGAGACGGTCATCCGGCGTCCCGTCGCGGAGGTCGCCGCCTACGCGAGCGACCCGACCCACGCGCCCGAGTGGTACGTCAACATCGCCTCGGTCGAGCAGGAGACCCCGCCGCCGCTCGCCGTCGGCTCCCGCATGGCGTTCGTCGCGACCTTCCTCGGGCGCCGTCTCGCCTACACCTACGAGATCACCGAGCTGGTGCCCGGCGAGCGACTGGTGATGCGGACGGCGCAGGGTCCGTTCCCGATGGAGACCACCTACACCTGGCAGGCACTGGATGCGGGGACCACCCGCATGACGCTGCGCAACCGAGGTCGGCCGAGCGGCTTCGCCGGCATCGCCGCGCCGGTCATGGCCGCGGCGATGCGCCGGGCCAACCACAAGGACCTCGCCACCCTGCGGACGCTCCTCGAGCAGCGCTGA
- a CDS encoding methionine/alanine import family NSS transporter small subunit, producing MSASAIVMMLVAMVVIWGGLALAVASLMRHGAVEGRAENLRRPDL from the coding sequence ATGAGTGCGAGCGCGATCGTGATGATGCTCGTGGCGATGGTCGTGATCTGGGGCGGTCTCGCCCTGGCCGTCGCCAGCCTGATGCGCCACGGCGCCGTCGAGGGCCGCGCCGAGAACCTGCGCCGCCCGGATCTCTGA
- a CDS encoding GMC family oxidoreductase has protein sequence MTTGSPDAEVFDYVVVGSGAGGGPVAANLAEAGHRVLLLEAGGEDEDDDYRVPAFHGRASEHEQMNWSFFVRHYDDQGRCERDEKYRAQPEPGGVLYPRSGTLGGCTAHNAMITVYPHDADWDLIAEETGDPSWRAQEMRQWFERLEACHYRPRPRVLPKNSLLARLLSALPLVSEKYVNASRHGFDGWLHTTLADPKLAVADPQLREVLFRSFARSLGDFWGRPLRPWEGLNSAVDPNDWRVRRKGEGLWQIPIAVRDGCRNGSRERIRDVQQRFPDRLVVRTGALATRVLFDEAGTIARGVEYLPQPHAYRADPRPAAAAAAPVQVAVRREVILSGGAFNTPQLLKLSGIGPREELERFGIRCRVDLPGVGENLQDRYEVGVVSRMAKKFSLLEGLTFCGPKDGADPDPGYRDWLERTGVYTTNGALLGLVSRSREDLPTPDLFVFGLPAHFTGYYPGYSSSLAQQSDCFTWAVLKAHTVNRAGSVLLRSADPRDTPDIRFRYFDEGDDTAGQDLDAVVTGIELARSLMKSLGDDVREELVPGPSFDTRERLREFVEDNAWGHHASCTAAIGSRKRGGVLDGDFKVHGTRGLRVVDASVFPRIPGFFIVTAVYMAAEKASAAILADAAGAAPRTVVSHLLPRPRRPLRPTVQEKR, from the coding sequence GTGACCACCGGCTCGCCGGACGCGGAGGTCTTCGACTACGTCGTCGTCGGCTCCGGGGCAGGCGGCGGCCCGGTCGCGGCCAACCTGGCCGAGGCCGGCCATCGGGTGCTGCTGCTCGAGGCCGGCGGCGAGGACGAGGACGACGACTACCGCGTGCCCGCCTTCCACGGGCGCGCCAGCGAGCACGAGCAGATGAACTGGTCCTTCTTCGTGAGGCACTACGACGACCAGGGCCGGTGCGAGCGGGACGAGAAGTACCGGGCGCAGCCGGAGCCCGGCGGCGTCCTCTACCCCCGTTCGGGCACCCTGGGCGGCTGCACCGCCCACAACGCGATGATCACCGTCTACCCGCACGACGCCGACTGGGACCTCATCGCCGAGGAGACCGGGGACCCGAGCTGGCGGGCGCAGGAGATGCGCCAGTGGTTCGAGCGCCTCGAGGCATGCCACTACCGGCCGCGGCCGCGGGTGCTGCCGAAGAACTCCCTGCTCGCCCGGTTGCTCTCCGCGCTTCCGCTGGTCAGCGAGAAGTACGTCAACGCCAGCCGGCACGGGTTCGACGGCTGGCTGCACACGACGCTGGCCGATCCGAAGCTCGCCGTGGCCGACCCGCAGCTGCGCGAGGTGCTGTTCCGCTCGTTCGCCAGGAGCCTCGGCGACTTCTGGGGCCGCCCGCTGCGCCCGTGGGAGGGCCTCAACTCGGCCGTCGACCCCAACGACTGGCGGGTCCGGCGGAAGGGCGAGGGGTTGTGGCAGATCCCGATCGCCGTCCGGGACGGCTGCCGCAACGGCAGCCGGGAGCGCATCCGCGACGTCCAGCAGCGGTTCCCCGACCGGCTGGTCGTCCGGACGGGGGCCCTGGCCACCCGGGTGCTGTTCGACGAGGCGGGCACCATCGCCCGGGGCGTCGAGTACCTGCCGCAGCCGCACGCCTACCGCGCCGACCCCCGCCCCGCCGCGGCGGCCGCTGCGCCCGTGCAGGTGGCGGTCCGCCGCGAGGTGATCCTCTCCGGCGGCGCCTTCAACACCCCGCAGCTGCTCAAGCTCTCGGGCATCGGCCCGCGGGAGGAGCTGGAGCGCTTCGGCATCCGCTGCCGGGTCGACCTCCCCGGCGTCGGCGAGAACCTGCAGGACCGCTACGAGGTCGGCGTGGTCAGCCGGATGGCCAAGAAGTTCAGCCTGCTCGAGGGCCTGACGTTCTGCGGTCCCAAGGACGGAGCGGACCCCGACCCGGGATACCGCGACTGGCTCGAGCGCACCGGCGTCTACACGACCAACGGCGCGCTGCTCGGCCTGGTCAGCCGGTCGCGGGAGGACCTGCCGACGCCGGACCTCTTCGTCTTCGGCCTGCCGGCGCACTTCACCGGCTACTACCCGGGCTACTCGTCGTCGCTGGCCCAGCAGTCGGACTGCTTCACCTGGGCGGTGCTCAAGGCGCACACCGTCAACCGGGCCGGCAGCGTGCTGCTGCGCTCGGCGGATCCGCGCGACACCCCCGACATCCGCTTCCGGTACTTCGACGAGGGCGACGACACCGCCGGCCAGGACCTCGACGCCGTGGTCACCGGGATCGAGCTGGCGCGGTCGCTGATGAAGAGCCTCGGGGACGACGTGCGCGAGGAGCTGGTGCCCGGGCCGTCGTTCGACACCCGCGAGCGGTTGCGCGAGTTCGTGGAGGACAACGCCTGGGGGCATCACGCCTCGTGCACGGCCGCGATCGGCTCGCGCAAGCGCGGCGGCGTCCTCGACGGCGACTTCAAGGTCCACGGCACCCGCGGCCTGCGGGTCGTCGACGCCTCCGTCTTCCCCCGGATCCCGGGCTTCTTCATCGTCACCGCGGTCTACATGGCGGCCGAGAAGGCCAGCGCCGCGATCCTCGCCGACGCCGCCGGTGCCGCACCCCGGACGGTCGTCTCCCATCTGCTGCCCCGCCCCCGCAGGCCCCTCCGCCCGACCGTCCAGGAGAAGCGATGA
- a CDS encoding DUF3800 domain-containing protein, with protein MYLLALDESGTHNEAPVLLLAGLAVHEADVRPLERALHAVVAKHLVPLRLDPHMHEVHATDLKTPSRGKPARGRYPAKRPSEWLTVDASVRLAVLEDVYAALATFEPADPAYPLRLLGAVIDRGHKRYGGVTKAEAKAYDHVLHRFDEMLRRINKAAPVEQRGMVLHDRRIEHERRIQDQAAVWQRSGARLDALIQVPVFTDSRASRVIQAADLVAYALWRHYQPRTDDAHSTALWQLVDTNDRNEMSGVIHVTPKFGACPCPPCTSRTS; from the coding sequence GTGTACTTGCTCGCCCTGGACGAGTCCGGGACGCACAACGAGGCGCCGGTGCTTCTGCTCGCCGGACTCGCCGTTCACGAGGCCGACGTCCGTCCCCTGGAGCGGGCGCTGCACGCCGTCGTGGCGAAGCACCTCGTGCCGTTGCGCCTTGATCCGCACATGCACGAAGTGCACGCGACAGACCTGAAGACGCCGTCGCGCGGCAAGCCGGCGCGGGGCCGCTATCCCGCTAAGCGCCCCAGCGAGTGGCTTACCGTCGACGCGTCGGTCCGCCTCGCCGTCTTGGAGGACGTGTACGCCGCCCTGGCCACCTTCGAGCCCGCTGACCCGGCGTACCCGCTGCGGCTCCTCGGAGCGGTGATCGACCGCGGCCACAAGCGGTACGGAGGGGTCACGAAGGCGGAGGCGAAGGCATACGACCACGTGCTCCACCGGTTCGACGAGATGCTGCGTCGCATCAACAAGGCGGCCCCGGTTGAGCAGCGCGGAATGGTTCTGCATGACCGTCGGATCGAGCACGAGCGCAGAATCCAGGACCAGGCCGCCGTCTGGCAGCGCAGCGGTGCCCGCCTGGATGCTCTGATCCAGGTGCCGGTGTTCACCGACAGCCGAGCCAGTCGGGTCATCCAGGCGGCAGACCTCGTTGCTTACGCCTTGTGGCGGCATTACCAGCCGAGGACCGACGACGCGCACTCGACGGCGCTGTGGCAGCTGGTGGACACGAACGATCGAAATGAGATGAGCGGCGTCATCCATGTGACCCCGAAGTTCGGGGCGTGTCCGTGTCCGCCCTGCACCAGTCGCACCAGCTGA
- a CDS encoding sodium-dependent transporter, which produces MSTTAGSAPEQADEQQRRGAFSNRKVFILAAIGSAVGLGNIWRFPYVAYENGGGAFLLPYLVALLTAGIPFLLLDYAIGHRHRGSAPLSFARLRRGTEGFGWWQVAICFVIAVYYAAVLAWALRYTFFSLDQAWGSDPEAFFFGEFLQAGDVEVAANVVPGVLVPLALVWVAVLVIMALGVQRGIGMTSLIFIPVLVLTFVALVVRALLLPGAGAGLDALFTPDWGALGEASVWAAAFGQIFFSLSIGFGIMITYASYVRRREDMVGSGLVVGFSNSGFELLAGIGVFAALGFMAQAGGVAVGEVASGGIGLAFIAFPTIISEAPGGALIGVLFFGSLVIAGITSLISVIEVVISAVRDKLDTSRLTATLAVGVPAAVLSLVLFSTTSGIYVLDVVDHFVNQYGILVVALLSMLVVAWVVRALTGLSAHLNVHGGPGSAPAGGC; this is translated from the coding sequence ATGAGCACCACGGCGGGGAGTGCCCCAGAGCAGGCCGACGAGCAGCAGCGTCGCGGCGCCTTCAGCAACCGCAAGGTCTTCATCCTGGCGGCGATCGGCTCGGCCGTCGGGCTCGGCAACATCTGGCGGTTCCCCTACGTCGCCTACGAGAACGGCGGCGGTGCCTTCCTGCTGCCCTATCTGGTCGCGCTGCTGACCGCCGGCATCCCCTTCCTGCTGCTCGACTACGCGATCGGCCACCGCCACCGCGGATCCGCGCCGCTCTCGTTCGCCCGGCTGCGCCGCGGCACCGAGGGGTTCGGCTGGTGGCAGGTCGCGATCTGCTTCGTCATCGCCGTCTACTACGCCGCGGTGCTGGCCTGGGCCCTGCGCTACACGTTCTTCTCGCTGGACCAGGCGTGGGGCTCCGACCCCGAGGCGTTCTTCTTCGGCGAATTCCTCCAGGCCGGGGACGTCGAGGTCGCCGCCAACGTGGTGCCCGGGGTGCTCGTGCCGCTCGCGCTGGTCTGGGTGGCGGTCCTGGTGATCATGGCCCTCGGCGTGCAGCGGGGGATCGGGATGACCTCGCTGATCTTCATCCCGGTGCTGGTCCTGACCTTCGTCGCCCTCGTCGTGCGGGCCCTGCTGCTGCCCGGCGCCGGCGCCGGGCTCGACGCGCTGTTCACGCCCGACTGGGGGGCACTCGGCGAGGCATCGGTCTGGGCCGCAGCCTTCGGCCAGATCTTCTTCTCGCTGTCGATCGGCTTCGGGATCATGATCACCTATGCCTCCTACGTCCGCCGTCGCGAGGACATGGTCGGCTCCGGACTCGTCGTGGGGTTCTCGAACTCCGGCTTCGAACTGCTCGCCGGCATCGGGGTGTTCGCCGCCCTCGGCTTCATGGCCCAGGCCGGCGGGGTCGCGGTCGGCGAGGTCGCCAGCGGCGGGATCGGGCTGGCCTTCATCGCCTTCCCGACGATCATCAGCGAGGCCCCGGGCGGCGCCCTCATCGGCGTCCTGTTCTTCGGGTCGCTGGTCATCGCCGGCATCACGTCGCTGATCAGCGTGATCGAGGTGGTGATCTCCGCGGTCCGGGACAAGCTCGACACCAGCCGGCTCACCGCCACCCTGGCGGTCGGCGTCCCCGCGGCGGTGCTCAGCCTCGTGCTCTTCAGCACGACGAGCGGCATCTACGTGCTCGACGTCGTCGACCACTTCGTCAACCAGTACGGCATCCTGGTCGTGGCGCTGCTCAGCATGCTGGTGGTCGCGTGGGTGGTCCGGGCCTTGACCGGCCTCAGCGCTCACCTGAACGTCCACGGCGGCCCCGGGTCGGCACCGGCTGGCGGCTGCTGA